A segment of the Epinephelus fuscoguttatus linkage group LG23, E.fuscoguttatus.final_Chr_v1 genome:
CTTTTAATGATACTATATCTTGTCTTTCATCAGACACTAagaaacatatatatatatatatatactactTCTACTTAACTTgtcatatatttttaatatacatAAATGAAAAAGTTTAATATGTAGCATGCAAACCTTCATTCTACAGTAGAGAGCTGTCAGGATGATGCCGTACAAAAACAGGATACCATCCAGCACGTAACAGATCTGTGGCTCTGCAAGACCAGCCGCTGCAAACACATGGGAACACTCAGTTAGGAGCAAAAGCACAAGAACAACACTTCTACATAATGTTTATAACGTTTttacaaaattacttcaaatgATTACATAACAAAGACTCTTTGCACTGGAGTGACATCATCAAtcatttcttcctctctgaagTTTGCCTAATTATTGCATGAACATATTCTGCAATTTATCCGCAGGTTCTCATGTGCGGGTTACTGCCCTCAGTGgcaatgtgggtgtttttctgTCCATGACTGAACAGTGTTATTGAGTAACAGCAGCGTCGCCATTTTAGATTGtgaaacaaacagcaacagcGGCCATTACATAAGAAAGCGGACAGAGCAAACCATGTTCTAATCTCAAATGCTACATCAGTGGAGTCTATGAAGAAATATTTCAGGGGAGATAGGAAGGAAGAGAAGGGCGTGTCTTAATACTGTTCCAAGCACTGATATAAACATACaaggaaacattaaaaataattaaacaagAATTAATGGAATTGCAGAGAGGAATGACATATGAAGATTGCTTCTCATTTCTAGTATCTCACTAAACATCTTCACATCACTCTGACTAATCTTAGAGCAGGACTTCCAGCCAGTAGTGATACAGAGATGGAGCTTTAgataagtacacacacacagggctgcaCATACAATATAGTGCATGAGAGgattcattattatttcattaaaataatcTTATTTGGGGAATACTGATAGTCGGAGCAGGAGAATGTAGAAGTTCAGAAGCTGTTAGAGACTGTTTTCCTGTCactattgttttaatgttttttttccaactgtgtTGTCCATGCAACCAGATCAATGTATGGATAATAATAAACAGAAAAGATGGAATTGCTAAGGCAAATAATATCACGAAGATATCACATTATGATTGTTGTCCTTCCAAGGCTGCAGCATCTAATCTAGATGATTCTTATGAATGAACCAATAGAAAAAAGGAGACATCCTCGCCGTGATATAGTACTGAGAAGAAAATGCCACATAACTGCAGTAGAGTGGATGCATTTGGAATTATCACACATTAATAGTTTACTGTCCAGTCTTTGATTCACTTTTAAGACATAAATTCAAACATTCACCTCATATATTGTCATAAGGACAACTTTGTAAGCAATGATCGAaattaaagagagagagaaaagtccCCCGTAAATGCAACGTTAATTGTGCAGCTACTCAAAGAAATGTAATACACACAAAAGTGAGGAAAAAATTTACATTGTCTTCAGACGGATAGTTTTTTGCACAGTAGTAAAATAGTGTTAGGCCTAACCAGCGAGAGAAACTGTTACTTTTGGATTACTGTCTGCAACAACAGAGCCATTTTAGGCTGCAATGCACAACAACCACTTCCCACAGTACAGTGTGTACAAAGAGTAATATTGAGCTTCATAACTGTACTGACTGTGTCAAGATGTGCACGTTTAAAAAAGGCCACTGGAATTTATAGCGCAGCTTTTTAAAGATGTCCTCTTTCTGGCCTGTGTAGCGTACACATCAGACTCTCACGGCAGCAGGCTTTTATGCGTTTTTAACCTTTTGCACAGGGACGAATATGATGCAGAAATCACAAGCAAACTCTTCACAAAAGCACAGTGACATAAGGTCGTATTTTCTCTCATAAATGTCTGACACCGAGCTCTACATGTGAGATATTTCTGAATAATCTGATTATATCATTTCCTCCTCTAAACCTGCCCTTAATTGGTAAAACTGGTGCATAAAAACTCATGTGATTATAAGTAATTAATGTAATGTGGGTGTAAATTTACTTTAACTGACTTCATTAGTGATGTTTCTATTCTCAGCCCATCAGATAAAAGTTATAAAATCCTGTTCATGATTCTGTTTTTCTCAAATGGCTTTTAGATGTTATGGTTTTTCATTTGCTCACGTGCCTTCCGGCCACACTCCATCTCACATTTCACTGCTTTTACATCGTCTGTTTTCGCtaaactttaaatttaaaatcaagcTCTCAGATAAAAAGAGAAACTCTGTCTCACAACACTGCAATAACGCTGGCCTATCAGAGCTCTTATTCCAGTGGGTTTCCTTAGTTTAGATTAAAAAGATTAGATGGTCACAAAACTATTAAATTTAAGACAATATTTCACTGGCACATTTAACGGTTATTTTATAACTTGTGTATGTACATTTACTTAATCGCATttcaagttcttttttttttttaatatataatttaataattaatatcagcgtgggttctctccgggcactccggcttcctcccacagtccaaagacatgcagattggggactaggttaattggtaactctaaattgtccataggtgtgaatgtgagcgtgaatggttgtctgtctctatgtgtcagccctgcgatagtctggcgacctgtccagggtgtaccccgcctctcgcccgatgtagctgggataggctccagcccccccgcgaccctcaagaggatgaagcggttagaagatgaatgaatgaatgaaaatataaGTCATGTATAATTTGTAAAATAGTTATAAGTtcaatgaaaaatgtaaatttgataaacatttttatattcatattttttttaaagtgtaaaagGACTCACTGGTTTATTTGACTCATTCTAATTAAGCACTGGAAATTGTGGCACAGTTTACACTCCATAGCTGGTGTGacgtatattatatatatttgtttgtgtcttgATTTTGTCAGCCAAGGCAACTTGTTCAATCTAATTTAAGCTGTAATATAAAGTGCAGTAAATGTTTagattaattacattttaataacatttaagtgTGGCTTTGATTCAACTTGACCCATAGCTCATTTAACATTAGTGTTTCACCTCATGGTGTATCTTAAAAAGTCAATATAATTAAACTGATAGATGAAACTTTAAAGTTCAGTTTGTTACATTTAGATAAAAGAGCCATGACCACTTCTTGATGAAATCCCCAGATAACACGTCactttctgtcccttccttcccactttctttcctcctcttcacaTGTTCAAAGAAACAAATCACTTCTCCGAAATCTGTGATCACATGATTATTTTCCACACTTCAAAATAACCTCTCCTTTGCAGAGTAGCAGTTAAATTAGAAAAGTCTTGAAAATAtcgacttgttttttttttgttacaacaTACAGGCTACGTGATATTGCTGAACATATTTGGCATGTGGGTTATGTATGGACAGTTATATCAATAAGTAAAAATGTTAGATTCCGTTTTGAGCGCCTCTGTTCAGCTGTACGTGTTCTCTTTGCTGTGAACCAGAGACATGTGGTGTGTTATCGACATCATCTGCATCTTTGTTGGTTTCCGCATCTCACATGTTGAGTGAGTTCAAAGGAAACAAGCCCCTTAAAATAGCTAGATATCAAAAAATGTCACTAATATTTCCGCATGTGTCCCAACATATTACCCATCAAGGGCCACTCAGATTCTACAGCTAACCTAGGAGCAACAAGTGGATCTCTGCACACTTTTaataaatgaacatttgtttcttgTGACTGCGGTCCACAGTCACAagaaacaaatgttcacttaTTATATCCGCAGTCTGCAGACACCCTAAATGTAGTCATCAATATAaggtaaaattacattttaaggGTCAGGTGAAGTGTGTAAATGCATAGAGTGTTATAACAGATTAACTGTTCAGTACACAGAAAGGAAACGTGTTTTCAAAAGTGAGATCTTTCGCTGTTAAAATTCTACACACCAGCTAGCTATGTGTTTGCTTTACAGACCACAGAAGTAGGCCGTAGTCAGTTGTGGTTTGGAATTAAAACTGAGATATCTGAGCTGTTAACATCTCATAAACACTAAATGAAGCCGTTTGATTTTCTGGATAgcatagaaaaaaaacattgcaactGCACAATTTTACTTTAATGTAACTAAGAAAAAGAAGCAAATTTGACAAGCTGGAACCATTAAATATTTGCCCCCAAGGTGACTATGGCCCTGCTCTACTGTAGTAACCCTGTCCTCTTGGCCTATTAGACCCCCATATTATCTGACCTTTTAAGACTGTATGTCGATACCTGTGCATAAGTGTAGATTTTAGGGGCGAAGGGGGGGCGAAGGAGACACGACACCCATAATATATAGAGAACAAGTGAATTTGTCGTCCCCTGCTTCGCTTCGTTCAAAATACTCTGGccaggcccccccccccccccccccaaacttggaaacaaaacctacacccttgtaCTATTGCATAGAAATGTATCTAAAGATTTCAAGTTgttttactttgtatttttcttAACAGTATAGGTTGTTTCAACATAGTTTTTAATAATTCAAGTAGTCTCAGAATACAAaacatttaatatatatatataatatgcaAAATATTAGGAAATGATTAGGAAGCTGATACTGATGGAATAAAGTGAACTTCTATATGCAAGGCAGGGTGTGTCTGAGAACTGGTTTAACAAGTAGGTTATTTACGAAAGTTGTCAGCTTCAGTGCCCCTTGGCACAAGTAACAAGAACCAACAGGGTCAGCTTCTCCTTCCACAGGAACTGTAGTGTGGTAACTACATTTCTGCTGCCAACACTGGGAGGATTAAGGCCAAATGTCAGAAAACTTCAGCGACCCAAATAAACATCTGCTAACGCCATGTAGTAGTATTTCCAAAAAACACTAACATCATGTCAAAAGCCCCTTGTCCTCACTTTGGTTAACCGTATTACTCAACAGCAGAGCATCTGATCAGTCATGTTATGTCTGAATAAGGCTATTTGTTCCCTAACACAGAGTTTTAGGTTTTCTCACAAGGCTGTTcttaaaaagaattaaaaagtTCTCACTGTGAGGCCTTGAGACATCAACCCAGCCTCACCACCCAGAGCAATGTTAAAAACTTTCACTATATCCCAATTTGATGTTAAAACTCACCAGCTCTCCCAAAACTCATCCACAGAGGAATCGCCACCAGTAACGGGCTCCTGC
Coding sequences within it:
- the fcer1g gene encoding high affinity immunoglobulin epsilon receptor subunit gamma; protein product: MAVWGRSPLLVAIPLWMSFGRAAAGLAEPQICYVLDGILFLYGIILTALYCRMKIVNARADAQNTKAKKNVEEGIYTGLTPHAQDTYETIGMKK